A portion of the Achromobacter sp. MFA1 R4 genome contains these proteins:
- a CDS encoding 3-keto-5-aminohexanoate cleavage protein has translation MSKRKVIVTIAPTGGMALKSQNPHLPTQPAEIAEDVYRCYNAGASVVALHARRPDDLATCDAAVYRKMNQLIRERCDIVLNNSTGGGVHGDMVAETSPGTWEILWDERVKGMDAGAEMCTLDATTLNLAFGDREYLMNTPLSKGRELAAGMKARGIKPEWEVFSPTHILQDVTTLINEDLDEGPHFINLVMNVHRNFQNAMPFSPRHLQMMVDLLPRNSIFCVSGIGPAQLEANISALLLGGHARVGLEDNLYYRHGELATNVQLTERIVRIIREMDMEPATPAEAREILGLPLKSGVRPEFAR, from the coding sequence ATGTCCAAACGCAAAGTGATCGTGACCATCGCCCCGACCGGGGGCATGGCGCTGAAAAGCCAGAATCCGCACCTGCCGACGCAGCCCGCCGAGATCGCCGAGGACGTCTACCGCTGCTACAACGCGGGCGCCAGCGTCGTCGCGCTGCACGCGCGGCGGCCGGACGATCTTGCCACCTGCGACGCGGCGGTCTACCGGAAGATGAACCAGCTGATTCGTGAGCGCTGCGACATCGTGCTGAACAATTCCACGGGCGGCGGGGTGCATGGCGACATGGTCGCGGAAACCTCGCCGGGCACGTGGGAGATCCTGTGGGACGAGCGGGTCAAGGGCATGGATGCGGGCGCGGAAATGTGCACGCTGGACGCCACCACGCTGAACCTGGCTTTCGGCGACCGCGAATACCTGATGAACACGCCGCTCAGCAAGGGGCGCGAGCTGGCCGCCGGCATGAAGGCGCGCGGCATCAAGCCCGAGTGGGAGGTGTTCAGCCCCACGCACATCCTGCAGGACGTGACCACGCTCATCAACGAGGACCTGGACGAAGGGCCGCACTTCATCAACCTGGTCATGAACGTGCACCGCAACTTCCAGAACGCGATGCCGTTTTCGCCGCGGCACCTGCAGATGATGGTGGACCTGCTGCCGCGCAACAGCATCTTCTGCGTCAGCGGCATCGGACCCGCGCAGCTCGAGGCCAACATCAGCGCGTTGCTGCTGGGCGGCCATGCGCGGGTCGGGCTGGAAGACAACCTCTACTACCGGCACGGCGAGCTGGCCACCAATGTGCAGCTCACCGAGCGCATCGTGCGCATCATCCGCGAGATGGACATGGAACCCGCCACGCCCGCCGAGGCGCGCGAGATCCTGGGCCTGCCCCTGAAAAGCGGCGTCCGGCCCGAGTTCGCACGCTGA
- a CDS encoding sigma-70 family RNA polymerase sigma factor, translating to MSQDFESLYGNHHGWLVAWVNWRLGNAADAADLAHDAFVRLLTRPCKFDNARHARTYLRRMANGMCIDLWRRRDLEQAWLDALAAQPEPTVSSAEDQAMVLQALGEIDAMLRGLPPRTAHAFVMAVACEMTDQEVADVLGVSSRMVRKYVAQAMLCCMKLEARLAGGLAGEPQPGAA from the coding sequence GTGTCCCAGGACTTCGAAAGCCTATACGGCAATCACCACGGCTGGCTGGTGGCCTGGGTGAACTGGCGGCTGGGCAACGCGGCCGATGCCGCCGACCTGGCGCATGACGCATTCGTGCGCCTGCTGACACGCCCGTGCAAGTTCGACAACGCCCGGCATGCCAGAACCTACCTGCGCCGGATGGCCAACGGCATGTGCATCGACCTGTGGCGCCGCCGGGACCTGGAGCAGGCCTGGCTGGACGCCCTGGCCGCGCAGCCGGAGCCCACGGTGTCGTCCGCCGAAGACCAGGCCATGGTGCTGCAGGCGCTGGGCGAGATCGACGCCATGCTGCGGGGCCTGCCGCCCCGGACTGCCCACGCCTTCGTCATGGCGGTGGCCTGCGAAATGACCGATCAGGAAGTGGCCGACGTGCTCGGCGTGTCATCGCGCATGGTCCGCAAATACGTCGCCCAGGCCATGCTTTGCTGCATGAAGCTGGAGGCCCGCCTGGCGGGCGGGCTCGCGGGCGAGCCGCAGCCGGGCGCGGCATGA
- a CDS encoding FecR domain-containing protein, whose protein sequence is MSAAQGREPSHRVMEQAAEWYALLRSGEASAAERQQWQQWVERKAEHREAWGYVERIGRRFSPLQTSPDRDAAVTAFGQAASAGRRGRRQLLLGLAGALGIAGLGWTAWRQTPLPIVASTWGADQRAGIGETRRVALADGTEVWLKALSAFDVDYGATLRRLQLVAGELLIATAPDPARPFVVDTAQGRLQALGTRFTVRGEDDGVVVAVHAGAVRIDTAVSRASGIVPAGSQARFTADTLDAILPVNPAREAWTRGVLVADDTPLADVVAELRRYHFGHLAVAPEVARLHVFGSYPLQDTGRALDMLASVLPVRVRRTLPWWISIEPRA, encoded by the coding sequence ATGAGCGCCGCGCAGGGGCGCGAGCCTTCGCATCGCGTCATGGAGCAGGCCGCCGAATGGTATGCGCTGCTGCGCTCGGGCGAAGCCTCGGCCGCCGAGCGCCAGCAATGGCAGCAGTGGGTGGAGCGCAAGGCGGAACATCGCGAGGCCTGGGGTTACGTGGAGCGCATCGGCCGCCGTTTTTCGCCTTTGCAAACCAGTCCGGACCGGGATGCCGCGGTTACCGCGTTCGGCCAGGCCGCGTCGGCCGGGCGGCGCGGGCGCCGGCAACTGCTGCTGGGGCTGGCGGGCGCGCTGGGCATCGCCGGCCTGGGATGGACCGCGTGGCGGCAGACGCCGCTGCCCATCGTGGCCTCGACCTGGGGAGCGGATCAGCGCGCGGGCATTGGCGAGACCCGGCGTGTTGCCCTGGCCGACGGCACCGAGGTCTGGCTCAAGGCCCTGAGCGCCTTCGACGTCGACTATGGCGCCACGCTGCGCCGCCTGCAGCTCGTCGCGGGCGAGTTGCTGATCGCCACCGCCCCGGACCCCGCGCGTCCGTTCGTGGTCGACACCGCGCAGGGCCGGCTGCAGGCCCTGGGCACGCGCTTTACCGTGCGGGGCGAGGACGACGGCGTGGTGGTCGCCGTGCATGCGGGAGCCGTGCGGATCGACACGGCGGTCAGCCGCGCCAGCGGCATCGTGCCGGCGGGGAGCCAGGCCCGGTTCACCGCGGACACGCTGGACGCGATCCTCCCGGTGAACCCGGCGCGCGAGGCCTGGACGCGCGGCGTGCTCGTGGCCGACGACACGCCGCTGGCGGACGTCGTGGCGGAATTGCGCCGCTATCACTTCGGTCACCTGGCGGTGGCGCCGGAGGTGGCGCGCCTGCACGTCTTCGGCAGCTATCCGCTCCAGGACACCGGCCGCGCGCTGGACATGCTGGCCTCGGTGCTGCCGGTCCGGGTGCGCCGCACCCTGCCCTGGTGGATCAGCATCGAACCACGCGCCTGA
- a CDS encoding TonB-dependent receptor gives MSHRLPPVAAAFPVTRARPLASRGARLPSWSLPLALALAVSTVWGPPAHSQAAPAATGVADLITFDIPPAPLNQVLTRLANESGILLAAQPSLVADRQSNGVRGRYSSHDALQQALAGTGLRATREAPNQYRLSALPVSDAATLEAVTVTASGLSSGLPPVYAGGQVARGGRLGLLGNRDDMSTPFSATQYTAKLIEDQQAQNIGDVLVNDPTVRNTYSRGAGRDEFNIRGFTLFNYDVSFNGLYGVSPRNSSSLIGVERVEVLRGPNALLNGMAPYGSVGGSINLVPKRAGADPLNRFTVSYIGDSQFGAHADLSRRYGDSQEWGVRLNVAGSGGDLPMDGASEDLGAVALGLDYQGERFRVEGDINYQNRTTDARSGLLFPPPSGVDIGRAPDARRNFFPSWTYWKTEEWSGALRAEYDLSPDWTVYGALGARKHDFESMQTSWLMLNEAGDIGAVPSRLNESLTSKTGEVGVRGRFQTGALKHEPALSASILDIDYSAARIRSSTVFSNIYNPADLPKPNIARPSDLPRASDSRLVSIALADTISMAQDRVQFIAGVRHQRVESTNFDAMTGRQTSNYDKSAVTPAFALTVKPTERLSLYGNYIEGLSQGGTAPEGAINAGEVFAPAISKQFELGAKYDFGQFETTLSAFQIERPSSYLDPASLRYVSNGEQRNRGLEFLVQGEPAHGVRLLGGVAYTDARLIRTAGGVNDGNRAPAVPRLQFNAAAEWDTPFVPGLTLTARMLSTSSQIVDVSNTQEIPGWTRFDVGARYAFNANGKPVVIRAMVENVLNRNYWQSAAREGLTVGAPLTVLLSVTTEF, from the coding sequence ATGTCCCACCGTCTTCCCCCCGTCGCCGCGGCTTTTCCCGTGACCCGCGCGCGCCCCTTGGCTTCCCGTGGCGCCCGCCTGCCGTCGTGGAGCCTGCCGCTGGCGCTGGCCCTGGCGGTTTCCACGGTCTGGGGGCCGCCCGCGCATTCGCAGGCGGCGCCGGCGGCGACCGGCGTGGCCGACCTGATCACCTTCGACATCCCGCCCGCGCCGCTGAATCAGGTGCTGACGCGGCTGGCCAACGAATCCGGCATCCTGCTGGCCGCGCAGCCGTCGCTGGTGGCCGACCGCCAGAGCAACGGCGTGCGGGGCCGCTATTCCAGCCACGACGCGTTGCAGCAGGCCCTGGCCGGCACGGGCCTGCGCGCCACCCGCGAGGCGCCGAACCAGTACCGCCTCAGTGCGCTGCCCGTCTCCGACGCGGCGACGCTGGAGGCCGTGACGGTGACCGCCTCCGGGCTGTCCAGCGGACTGCCCCCCGTCTATGCGGGCGGCCAGGTGGCGCGGGGCGGGCGCCTGGGCCTGTTGGGCAATCGCGACGACATGAGCACGCCGTTCAGCGCGACGCAGTACACCGCCAAGCTGATCGAGGACCAGCAGGCGCAGAACATCGGCGACGTCCTGGTCAACGACCCCACCGTGCGCAATACCTATTCGCGCGGGGCGGGCCGGGACGAATTCAACATCCGCGGATTCACGCTGTTCAACTACGACGTGTCGTTCAACGGCCTGTACGGCGTGTCGCCGCGCAATTCCAGTTCGCTGATCGGCGTGGAGCGGGTCGAAGTGCTGCGCGGCCCCAACGCGCTGCTGAACGGCATGGCGCCCTACGGCTCCGTGGGCGGTTCGATCAACCTGGTGCCCAAGCGCGCGGGCGCCGACCCGCTGAATCGCTTTACCGTGTCCTACATCGGCGACAGCCAGTTCGGCGCGCATGCCGACCTGTCGCGCCGCTATGGCGACAGCCAGGAATGGGGCGTGCGCCTGAACGTGGCGGGCAGCGGCGGCGACCTGCCGATGGACGGGGCTAGCGAGGACCTGGGCGCGGTGGCGCTGGGGCTGGATTACCAGGGCGAGCGCTTTCGCGTCGAAGGCGACATCAACTACCAGAACCGCACCACGGATGCGCGCAGCGGCCTGCTGTTCCCGCCGCCCTCGGGCGTGGACATCGGCCGGGCGCCGGACGCGCGCCGCAATTTCTTCCCGTCGTGGACGTACTGGAAGACCGAGGAATGGTCGGGCGCGCTGCGCGCCGAGTATGACCTGTCGCCGGACTGGACCGTCTACGGCGCGCTCGGCGCACGCAAGCACGACTTTGAAAGCATGCAGACGAGCTGGCTCATGCTGAACGAGGCGGGCGATATCGGCGCGGTGCCGTCCCGCCTGAACGAGTCGCTCACCAGCAAGACGGGCGAGGTCGGGGTGCGCGGCCGCTTCCAGACCGGCGCGCTCAAGCATGAGCCCGCGCTGAGCGCCAGCATCCTGGACATCGATTATTCGGCGGCCCGGATCCGGTCCAGCACGGTGTTCTCGAACATCTACAACCCCGCGGACCTGCCCAAGCCGAACATCGCGCGCCCGTCGGATCTGCCGCGGGCGAGCGATTCGCGGCTGGTCAGCATTGCGCTCGCCGACACGATCTCGATGGCGCAGGACCGCGTGCAATTCATTGCGGGCGTGCGGCACCAGCGCGTGGAATCCACCAACTTCGACGCGATGACGGGCCGCCAGACGTCCAACTACGACAAGTCCGCCGTCACCCCCGCGTTTGCGCTGACGGTCAAGCCCACCGAGCGCCTGTCGCTCTATGGCAATTACATCGAAGGCCTGAGCCAGGGCGGCACCGCGCCCGAGGGCGCCATCAACGCCGGCGAGGTGTTCGCCCCGGCCATCTCCAAGCAGTTCGAGCTGGGCGCCAAGTACGACTTCGGCCAATTCGAAACCACGCTCAGCGCCTTCCAGATCGAGCGCCCGAGCAGCTATCTGGACCCCGCCTCGCTGCGCTACGTGTCCAACGGCGAGCAGCGCAATCGCGGGCTGGAGTTCCTGGTGCAGGGCGAGCCGGCCCACGGGGTGCGCCTGCTGGGCGGCGTGGCCTATACCGACGCGCGGCTGATCCGCACCGCGGGCGGCGTCAACGACGGCAACCGCGCGCCCGCCGTGCCGCGCCTGCAGTTCAACGCCGCGGCCGAATGGGACACGCCTTTCGTCCCGGGCCTTACCCTGACCGCGCGGATGCTGAGCACTAGCTCGCAGATCGTCGACGTGAGCAACACGCAGGAGATCCCGGGCTGGACGCGCTTTGACGTGGGCGCCCGCTATGCCTTCAACGCCAATGGCAAGCCCGTGGTCATCCGCGCGATGGTCGAGAACGTCCTGAACAGGAACTACTGGCAGTCCGCGGCGCGCGAAGGCCTGACGGTGGGCGCGCCGCTGACGGTGCTGCTGTCGGTGACGACGGAGTTCTGA
- a CDS encoding ABC transporter substrate-binding protein, with the protein MPRLLSTTAIACAASAALLPIQAAQAQISDDVIRIGFITDMSGVYSGPDGPGGAEAIKMAIEEMGGEINGKKIELLTADHQNKADVASAKAREWFDQRGLDMLIGGTNSSTALAMSKVAADKKKPIIVVGAGAPALTNEQCTPYTLNYAYDTVAQARGTGAAVVKAGGKSWYFLTADYAFGHALQADTTNVVKSGGGTVVGSVKHPLAASDFSSFLLQAQASKAEILALANAGADATNSIKAANEFGITKSMKLAGMIMFINDIHAMGLPAAQGMYLTDSWYWNASDETRAWSRTFFDRRQAMPSSLQAADYSAALQYLRAVKATGTDDADRVLAHLRDNKLNDMYIKDGVVRPDGRVVHDMYLLQVKRPEQSKTPWDYFTVVQTIDGNQAFTKQSESRCALWKS; encoded by the coding sequence ATGCCACGCCTGCTGTCCACCACCGCCATCGCCTGCGCCGCGTCCGCCGCGCTCCTGCCCATCCAGGCCGCCCAGGCGCAGATTTCCGACGACGTCATCCGCATCGGGTTCATCACCGACATGTCCGGCGTCTACTCGGGGCCGGATGGTCCCGGCGGCGCGGAAGCCATCAAGATGGCGATCGAGGAAATGGGCGGCGAGATCAACGGCAAGAAGATCGAGCTGCTGACGGCGGACCATCAGAACAAGGCCGACGTGGCCTCGGCCAAGGCCCGCGAGTGGTTCGACCAGCGCGGGCTGGACATGCTGATCGGCGGCACCAATTCCAGCACGGCGCTTGCCATGTCCAAGGTGGCCGCGGACAAGAAGAAGCCCATCATCGTGGTGGGCGCCGGGGCGCCCGCGCTCACCAACGAGCAGTGCACGCCCTATACGCTGAACTACGCCTACGACACCGTCGCGCAGGCGCGCGGCACGGGCGCGGCGGTGGTCAAGGCCGGCGGCAAAAGCTGGTACTTCCTGACGGCCGACTATGCCTTCGGCCATGCGCTGCAGGCCGACACCACCAACGTGGTGAAGTCGGGCGGCGGCACGGTGGTGGGCAGCGTCAAGCATCCGCTCGCCGCCAGCGATTTCTCGTCGTTCCTGCTGCAGGCGCAGGCCAGCAAGGCCGAGATCCTGGCGCTGGCCAACGCGGGCGCGGACGCGACGAACTCGATCAAGGCCGCCAACGAGTTCGGCATCACCAAGTCCATGAAGCTGGCGGGGATGATCATGTTCATCAACGACATCCACGCCATGGGGCTGCCCGCGGCGCAGGGCATGTACCTGACCGACAGCTGGTACTGGAACGCATCGGACGAGACGCGCGCCTGGAGCCGCACGTTCTTCGACCGGCGCCAGGCCATGCCGTCGTCGCTGCAGGCGGCGGACTACTCGGCGGCGCTGCAGTATCTGCGCGCGGTCAAGGCCACCGGCACCGACGACGCGGACCGTGTGCTGGCCCATCTGCGCGACAACAAGCTGAACGACATGTACATCAAGGACGGCGTGGTGCGGCCCGACGGCCGCGTGGTGCACGACATGTACCTGCTGCAGGTCAAGCGCCCCGAGCAGTCCAAGACGCCTTGGGATTACTTCACGGTCGTGCAGACCATCGACGGCAACCAGGCCTTCACCAAGCAGTCCGAAAGCCGCTGCGCCCTCTGGAAATCGTAG
- a CDS encoding sensor histidine kinase: MIATSIGRELSQGESAPGFWRAQTVGWVFLAFVGYFIRLAAFGNPIAAFWLTLTLEPLAFALTSLAAVQHGRLPARVREPLPVLACAVVLCVAASALLATIAYAINHLFLSEIRDIPDNQYWLGFIYYMGILSIWTLVYFGVSAELAARTERLHKINAQARSLKLELEHLQLQVEPHFLFNALNTIVAEIAERPSVAEEMTRRLAQYLRYSLDRRGRGLCRLEEDIEAAQAYVRIQALRFERKLECRCQIDPATLKINIPHMTLQGLAENAIKHGMRAEHERFVIHIRTRLHGGELVIEVSNPGTLQTPFDPAQGKGGLANLCRRLALRYPERYAFALEPRGEMTVAQIRLRGEPAPL, encoded by the coding sequence ATGATTGCGACATCGATCGGCCGGGAGTTGAGCCAGGGCGAGTCCGCGCCGGGATTCTGGCGCGCGCAGACCGTGGGCTGGGTATTCCTGGCGTTCGTCGGCTACTTCATCCGCCTGGCGGCGTTCGGCAATCCCATCGCGGCATTCTGGCTGACGCTGACGCTGGAGCCGCTGGCCTTCGCGCTGACCAGCCTGGCCGCCGTGCAGCACGGACGCCTGCCGGCCAGGGTCCGCGAGCCCCTGCCGGTGCTTGCCTGCGCGGTGGTGCTGTGCGTGGCCGCCTCCGCGCTGCTGGCCACGATCGCCTACGCCATCAACCACCTGTTTCTGTCTGAAATCCGCGATATTCCCGACAACCAGTACTGGCTGGGCTTCATCTATTACATGGGCATCCTGTCCATCTGGACGCTGGTCTATTTTGGCGTGTCCGCCGAGCTCGCCGCCCGCACCGAGCGCCTGCACAAGATCAATGCGCAGGCGCGGTCATTGAAGCTGGAGCTGGAGCATCTGCAACTGCAGGTCGAGCCGCATTTCCTCTTCAACGCGCTGAACACCATCGTCGCGGAAATCGCCGAGCGGCCGTCCGTCGCCGAGGAAATGACGCGGCGCCTGGCGCAGTATCTGCGTTATTCGCTGGACCGGCGGGGGCGCGGCCTGTGCCGGCTGGAAGAGGACATCGAGGCCGCGCAGGCCTACGTGCGCATCCAGGCGCTGCGCTTCGAAAGAAAGCTGGAATGCCGATGCCAGATCGATCCGGCCACGCTGAAGATCAACATCCCGCACATGACGCTGCAGGGGCTGGCCGAGAACGCGATCAAGCACGGCATGCGCGCCGAGCACGAGCGCTTCGTGATCCACATCCGCACGCGCCTGCACGGCGGGGAACTGGTCATCGAGGTGAGCAACCCCGGCACGTTGCAGACGCCGTTCGATCCGGCGCAAGGCAAGGGCGGCCTGGCCAATCTGTGCCGGCGCCTGGCGCTGCGGTATCCGGAGCGCTACGCGTTTGCGCTGGAACCCCGCGGGGAGATGACGGTGGCGCAGATCCGGCTGCGGGGCGAGCCGGCGCCGCTGTAG
- a CDS encoding argininosuccinate lyase: protein MRQFLPTLGAALVLSLAANAAAAQPAPPRDPFFWLGEINKATTVINTDEGLLDKAMAPRLAAGVAKVINDGNQPGAKRPATVITFEPLLIKAAGEDITLLHAGRSSQDMHATYRSAILRDKLLELADQLNATSTTLVELAAKHAGTIVPNYTNGVAAQPNSYGHYLLGQAAGLARDAQRIREAYVRIDRSPMGTTVLNGTSWPLDRKRMAQYLGFAALVDNAYDASQISSMDQPVEVASIVTSIALRTGNFVEDVMTQYAQPRPWILLEEGGGNTYVSSAMPQKRNPGLLNNTRSDASTAVTLAMGPVLQTHNITPGMSDPKDVKQNSAMVDSGISALKRWDRVLKAMVISPDRALEELNSDWTASQELADVLMHKYKLPFRAGHHFASEVVSYAKTNNIKPLDFPYEQARRIYADAMKDSKYGTDLPMSEAEFRSTLDPVAIVKNRATSGGPQPKEMERMIKEAREQLAAQDKWIKERRAHIDASLAELDKQFDALVASAPKP from the coding sequence ATGAGACAGTTTCTACCCACCCTGGGCGCCGCCCTGGTGCTATCGCTGGCCGCGAACGCCGCCGCCGCGCAGCCGGCTCCCCCCCGCGATCCCTTCTTCTGGCTGGGGGAGATCAACAAGGCCACCACGGTGATCAACACCGACGAAGGGCTTCTGGACAAGGCCATGGCGCCCCGCCTGGCGGCCGGCGTGGCCAAGGTCATCAATGACGGCAACCAGCCCGGCGCCAAGCGCCCGGCCACGGTCATCACCTTCGAACCCCTCCTCATCAAGGCGGCGGGCGAGGACATCACCCTGCTGCACGCGGGCCGTTCCAGCCAGGACATGCACGCCACCTACCGCAGCGCGATCCTGCGCGACAAGCTGCTGGAACTGGCGGACCAGCTCAACGCCACCTCCACCACCCTGGTGGAACTGGCGGCCAAACACGCGGGCACCATCGTTCCCAACTACACGAACGGCGTGGCCGCGCAGCCCAACAGCTATGGACACTACCTGCTGGGCCAGGCAGCCGGCCTGGCGCGCGATGCGCAGCGCATCCGCGAGGCCTATGTCCGCATCGATCGCTCGCCCATGGGCACCACGGTGCTCAACGGCACGAGCTGGCCGCTGGACCGCAAGCGCATGGCCCAGTACCTAGGATTCGCGGCGCTGGTCGACAATGCCTACGACGCCTCCCAGATATCGTCCATGGACCAGCCGGTCGAGGTCGCGTCCATCGTGACCAGCATCGCGCTGCGCACCGGCAACTTCGTCGAAGACGTCATGACGCAATATGCGCAGCCGCGCCCGTGGATCCTGCTGGAGGAAGGCGGCGGCAACACCTACGTGTCCAGCGCCATGCCGCAAAAGCGCAATCCGGGCCTGCTCAACAACACGCGCAGCGACGCGTCGACGGCCGTGACGCTGGCGATGGGGCCGGTCCTGCAGACGCACAACATCACGCCCGGCATGAGCGACCCCAAGGACGTGAAGCAGAACTCGGCGATGGTCGACAGCGGCATCTCCGCGCTCAAGCGCTGGGACCGCGTCCTCAAGGCCATGGTCATCAGCCCCGACCGGGCGCTCGAAGAACTGAACAGCGACTGGACGGCGTCGCAGGAACTGGCCGACGTGCTGATGCACAAGTACAAGCTGCCGTTCCGCGCGGGGCATCACTTCGCCTCGGAAGTGGTCTCGTACGCCAAGACCAACAACATCAAGCCGCTGGACTTTCCGTATGAGCAGGCGCGCCGCATCTACGCGGACGCGATGAAGGATTCCAAGTACGGCACCGACCTGCCGATGAGCGAGGCGGAGTTCCGCTCGACCCTGGACCCGGTGGCCATCGTGAAGAACCGCGCCACCAGCGGCGGCCCCCAGCCCAAGGAAATGGAACGCATGATCAAGGAGGCGCGCGAGCAGCTCGCCGCGCAGGACAAGTGGATCAAGGAGCGCCGCGCGCACATCGACGCGTCGCTGGCGGAGCTGGACAAGCAGTTCGACGCGCTGGTGGCCAGCGCGCCGAAGCCATAG
- a CDS encoding LytTR family DNA-binding domain-containing protein, producing MLRVLIVDDEAPARRYLRRLLEAAPAVHVAGEAATVDQARSLIQEHSPDAIFLDVELASGTGFDLLDGQARQSSVVFVTAHDSYAPRAFDVEAVDYLLKPVSPDRLTQTLARLRPRSSGHLSMRTKTGTRLIKVQELTLLQAQGDYVRLCSAAQANELMHITLKRLAAQLPFPPFCALSRSVIINLEHVSHVEQRPGAQSEVSFNNGVQPVVLGRVASLRLRRALA from the coding sequence ATGCTGCGTGTGCTGATCGTCGACGATGAAGCCCCGGCGCGCCGCTATCTGCGCCGCCTCCTCGAAGCCGCCCCCGCGGTGCACGTCGCGGGCGAGGCGGCGACCGTCGACCAGGCCCGCAGCCTGATCCAGGAGCACAGCCCGGACGCCATCTTCCTGGACGTCGAGCTGGCCAGCGGCACGGGCTTCGACCTGCTCGATGGGCAGGCGCGCCAGTCATCCGTCGTGTTCGTCACCGCGCATGACAGCTATGCGCCGCGCGCCTTCGACGTCGAAGCCGTGGACTACCTGCTCAAGCCCGTATCTCCGGACCGGCTGACGCAGACGCTGGCGCGGTTGCGGCCGCGTTCGAGCGGCCATCTGTCGATGCGCACCAAGACGGGCACGCGCCTCATCAAAGTGCAGGAGCTGACCCTGCTGCAGGCCCAGGGCGACTACGTGCGCCTGTGCAGCGCCGCCCAGGCGAACGAGCTGATGCACATCACCCTCAAGCGCCTGGCCGCGCAGTTGCCCTTTCCCCCGTTCTGCGCCCTGTCCCGGTCCGTCATCATCAACCTGGAACATGTGTCCCATGTCGAGCAGCGGCCCGGCGCGCAGTCCGAAGTGAGCTTCAACAACGGCGTCCAGCCCGTCGTGCTGGGCCGCGTCGCGTCGCTGCGGCTGCGGCGGGCGCTGGCCTAG
- a CDS encoding SDR family oxidoreductase — protein MIESLKGARVLITAGAQGIGLAMARKFVESGADVHICDVDAQALEAARASLPAVGASLTDVSDEAQVLKMFDALAQRWGALDVLVNNAGVSGPTSRLEDTDLASWRNTLEVNLTGTFLCARSAVPLLRAAGGGSIVNISSVAGRLGFSLRTPYSASKFGLAGLTQTWAMELGPSNIRVNSVLPGVVAGDRVERIIAARAAAGGVSNDAMREQLVEKVSLRRMTRPEDVANQVAFLCSAEGAMISGQSISVCGNVEYLG, from the coding sequence ATGATCGAATCGTTGAAGGGGGCCCGCGTCCTGATCACCGCGGGCGCGCAGGGCATCGGGCTTGCGATGGCGCGCAAGTTCGTGGAATCGGGCGCGGACGTGCACATCTGCGACGTGGACGCGCAGGCGCTGGAGGCGGCCCGCGCAAGCCTTCCGGCCGTGGGCGCGAGCCTGACGGATGTTTCCGACGAGGCGCAGGTACTGAAGATGTTCGACGCGCTGGCGCAGCGGTGGGGCGCGCTCGATGTCCTGGTCAATAACGCGGGCGTGTCCGGCCCGACCAGCCGTCTCGAAGACACGGACCTCGCTTCCTGGCGGAACACGCTGGAGGTCAACCTGACCGGCACGTTCCTGTGCGCCCGCAGCGCGGTGCCGCTGCTGCGGGCCGCGGGCGGCGGTTCCATCGTCAATATCTCTTCCGTTGCGGGGCGCCTGGGGTTTTCCCTGCGCACGCCCTACAGCGCCAGCAAGTTCGGGCTGGCCGGCCTGACCCAGACCTGGGCCATGGAGCTGGGGCCGTCGAACATCCGCGTCAATTCGGTGCTGCCGGGCGTCGTGGCGGGCGACCGGGTGGAGCGCATCATCGCCGCCCGTGCGGCGGCCGGCGGGGTGAGCAACGACGCCATGCGCGAGCAACTGGTGGAAAAGGTGTCGCTGCGCCGCATGACGCGCCCGGAAGACGTGGCGAACCAGGTGGCGTTTCTGTGCTCGGCCGAGGGGGCGATGATCAGCGGGCAAAGCATCTCGGTGTGCGGCAACGTGGAGTATCTGGGCTGA